One part of the Sorangiineae bacterium MSr11954 genome encodes these proteins:
- a CDS encoding cation diffusion facilitator family transporter, translated as MSAQEHSTSHILQSLVVNLTIAATKAVAAVFTGSGAMLAEALHSAADCLNQLFLLIGVKQAKRKPDASHPLGYGRATYFWSFLVALMLFTGGGVFSIYEGLHKIGEPEPVTRVWLGIAILGFSLALEGYSTYSNIRELHQRRGSTPFWQYLRTTKDADLVVVFGENSAAVLGLAFALAALVLAAVTGDGRWDGIGSLLIGLVLVAVAIFLATEVKSLLLGESADPVVAEAVQRVVAETHELDRVLSLITLQQGPGEVLVAVKLAFAYKLDIDAACATINAFESRLRQLRPEVRWCFVEPDIPRISSSRAVESGAVHETASGNRP; from the coding sequence ATGTCGGCCCAAGAGCATTCGACGTCGCATATCCTGCAGTCGCTGGTCGTCAACTTGACCATTGCCGCCACCAAAGCGGTGGCGGCGGTGTTCACCGGATCGGGGGCGATGCTCGCCGAAGCGCTCCACTCCGCGGCCGACTGCTTGAACCAGCTTTTTCTCCTCATCGGCGTCAAGCAAGCCAAGCGCAAGCCCGACGCCTCGCACCCCCTCGGCTATGGCCGCGCGACGTACTTCTGGTCGTTCTTGGTCGCCTTGATGCTCTTCACCGGCGGCGGTGTCTTCTCCATTTACGAGGGCCTGCATAAAATCGGAGAGCCGGAGCCGGTCACCCGGGTCTGGTTGGGAATTGCCATTCTCGGGTTCTCCCTGGCGCTCGAGGGGTATTCCACGTACTCGAACATCCGCGAGCTCCACCAACGCCGCGGCAGCACGCCCTTCTGGCAATACCTGCGCACCACCAAGGACGCGGATCTCGTGGTCGTCTTCGGCGAGAACTCCGCCGCCGTGCTGGGCCTGGCCTTTGCGCTGGCCGCGCTGGTGCTCGCGGCGGTCACGGGCGATGGGCGATGGGACGGCATCGGGAGCCTCCTCATCGGCTTGGTGCTGGTGGCGGTGGCCATTTTTCTCGCGACCGAGGTCAAATCGCTTTTGCTGGGCGAGTCCGCCGATCCGGTGGTGGCGGAGGCCGTGCAGCGGGTGGTGGCCGAGACGCACGAGCTCGATCGGGTGCTCTCGCTGATCACGTTGCAGCAGGGGCCCGGCGAGGTGCTGGTCGCCGTCAAGTTGGCATTTGCGTACAAGCTCGATATCGACGCGGCGTGCGCCACGATCAATGCGTTCGAATCGCGGCTTCGCCAGCTCCGCCCGGAGGTTCGGTGGTGCTTCGTGGAGCCCGATATACCGCGCATCTCGTCGTCGCGGGCGGTGGAGAGCGGCGCCGTTCACGAGACGGCATCGGGGAATCGGCCATAG